The following are encoded in a window of Salinibacter ruber DSM 13855 genomic DNA:
- the leuS gene encoding leucine--tRNA ligase: MAYPFHDIETKWQQYWEEHQTFRTPDEVPDDQEEFYVLDMFPYPSGSGLHVGHPEGYTATDIVARYKRKQGFNVLHPMGWDAFGLPAEQYALKTNTHPRETTEKNIAQFKRQLKRLGFSYDWQREINTTDPDYYKWTQWIFLQLYEKGLAYQSEEPVWWCEELGTVLANEEVIDGKSERGGYPCERVPMRQWVLKITEYADRLLEGLEDLDWPESTKEMQRNWIGRSEGANVYFDLVGADDALEVYTTRPDTLFGATYMVLAPEHELLDEITTDEHREDVDEYCRQALRKSERKRQQQGDKTGVFTGGYAVNPVNGEEIPIWVADYVLVSYGTGAIMAVPAHDERDHAFANKYDLPIREVVEGGDIDEEAYTGDGPHVHSANEAVSLNGLRNEEAKEAITEWLDEEEKGERTVNYQLQDWLFSRQRYWGEPFPIVFTEDGEDKPVPEEELPVTLPDLDVFEPSGTPEGPLATIEDWRETTDPETGEPAQRETNTMPQWAGSCWYYLRFIDPDNDEQLVDPEKEEYWMPVDLYVGGSEHAVLHLLYARFWHKVLYDAGVVSTKEPFQTLVHQGMILGETEYTAYRDDAGEFVSAEQVDDDADLTPVPVDDGDVKKDGDVFVLADRPAVRVDARSHKMSKSRGNVINPDDVVDEYGADTLRLYEMFMGPLEQDKPWSTDDMEGVHRFLNRIWRLVVDADSGGLAVSDEEPDREQLRTLHRTIKTVTEDIEARDFNTAIAAMMEFVNAANKWDALPRQVATPFVLLLSPFAPHLAEELWARLGHDQSLAYADWPAYDDELIRREVVEMPVQVDGTVRATIEVAADAEEADVLATAKEAENVARHLDDEDLQREIYVPGQIVNFVTG, encoded by the coding sequence ATGGCCTATCCGTTTCACGACATTGAAACCAAGTGGCAGCAGTACTGGGAGGAGCACCAGACCTTCCGCACGCCCGACGAGGTGCCGGACGACCAGGAGGAGTTCTACGTGCTCGACATGTTTCCGTACCCCAGCGGGTCGGGCCTCCATGTGGGCCACCCGGAGGGCTACACGGCCACCGACATCGTGGCCCGCTACAAGCGCAAGCAGGGGTTCAACGTGCTGCACCCGATGGGGTGGGACGCGTTCGGCCTCCCCGCCGAGCAGTACGCGCTGAAGACGAACACCCATCCGCGCGAGACGACGGAGAAGAACATCGCGCAGTTCAAGCGGCAGCTGAAGCGCCTCGGCTTCTCGTACGACTGGCAGCGGGAGATCAACACCACGGACCCGGACTACTACAAGTGGACCCAGTGGATCTTCCTGCAGCTCTACGAAAAAGGACTCGCCTACCAGTCCGAGGAGCCGGTGTGGTGGTGCGAGGAGCTGGGCACCGTGCTGGCGAACGAGGAGGTCATCGACGGCAAGAGCGAGCGGGGCGGCTATCCCTGCGAGCGGGTGCCGATGCGGCAGTGGGTACTGAAGATCACCGAGTACGCCGATCGGCTGCTGGAGGGGCTGGAGGACCTGGACTGGCCGGAGAGCACGAAGGAGATGCAGCGCAACTGGATCGGCCGGTCGGAGGGGGCGAACGTCTACTTCGACCTTGTGGGCGCGGACGACGCGCTGGAGGTCTACACCACGCGGCCCGACACCCTCTTCGGCGCCACCTACATGGTGCTGGCGCCCGAGCACGAGCTGCTCGACGAGATTACGACCGACGAGCACCGTGAAGACGTAGACGAGTATTGCCGACAGGCCCTCCGGAAGAGCGAACGAAAGCGCCAACAACAGGGCGACAAGACGGGCGTGTTTACCGGCGGCTACGCCGTGAACCCGGTGAACGGGGAGGAAATTCCGATCTGGGTGGCCGACTACGTGCTCGTCTCCTACGGCACCGGGGCCATCATGGCCGTCCCTGCCCATGACGAGCGCGACCACGCGTTCGCCAACAAATACGACCTGCCGATCCGGGAGGTCGTGGAGGGGGGCGACATCGACGAGGAGGCGTACACGGGCGACGGGCCGCACGTCCATTCGGCCAACGAGGCGGTCTCCCTCAACGGGCTCCGCAATGAGGAGGCGAAAGAGGCCATCACCGAGTGGCTCGACGAGGAAGAGAAGGGGGAACGCACCGTCAACTACCAGCTACAGGACTGGCTCTTCAGCCGCCAGCGCTACTGGGGCGAGCCGTTCCCCATCGTCTTCACGGAGGACGGCGAGGACAAGCCGGTGCCGGAGGAGGAGCTGCCGGTCACGCTGCCCGACCTCGATGTCTTTGAGCCGAGCGGCACGCCCGAAGGGCCGCTGGCCACCATCGAGGACTGGCGGGAGACGACCGACCCGGAAACCGGCGAGCCGGCCCAACGCGAGACGAACACGATGCCCCAATGGGCGGGGTCCTGCTGGTACTACCTCCGCTTCATCGACCCGGACAACGACGAGCAGCTCGTCGACCCGGAGAAAGAAGAGTATTGGATGCCCGTCGATCTGTACGTGGGCGGCTCCGAGCACGCCGTGCTGCACCTGCTCTACGCCCGCTTCTGGCACAAGGTGCTCTACGACGCGGGCGTGGTCTCCACGAAGGAGCCGTTCCAGACGCTGGTGCATCAGGGCATGATCCTGGGCGAGACGGAGTACACGGCGTACCGGGACGACGCCGGCGAATTCGTCTCCGCCGAGCAGGTGGACGACGATGCCGACCTCACGCCCGTACCGGTGGACGACGGGGACGTCAAGAAGGACGGGGACGTGTTCGTCCTCGCGGACCGGCCGGCGGTGCGGGTGGACGCCCGCAGCCACAAGATGAGCAAGAGCCGCGGCAACGTCATCAACCCCGACGACGTGGTCGACGAGTACGGGGCCGACACGCTCCGCCTCTACGAAATGTTCATGGGGCCGCTGGAGCAGGACAAGCCCTGGAGCACCGACGACATGGAGGGGGTCCATCGGTTCCTCAACCGCATCTGGCGCCTGGTCGTCGACGCGGACAGTGGCGGGCTTGCGGTGAGCGACGAGGAGCCGGACCGCGAGCAGCTCCGCACGCTGCACCGCACCATCAAGACGGTGACGGAAGACATTGAGGCGCGAGACTTCAACACCGCCATCGCGGCGATGATGGAGTTCGTGAACGCGGCGAACAAGTGGGACGCACTGCCGCGGCAGGTTGCAACGCCGTTCGTCCTGCTGTTGAGTCCGTTCGCGCCGCACCTCGCCGAGGAGCTGTGGGCGCGCCTCGGCCACGACCAGTCGCTGGCCTACGCGGACTGGCCGGCGTACGACGACGAGCTGATCCGGCGGGAGGTCGTGGAGATGCCCGTACAGGTGGACGGCACCGTCCGCGCCACCATCGAGGTGGCGGCCGACGCGGAGGAGGCCGACGTGCTCGCCACCGCGAAGGAGGCCGAGAATGTGGCTCGTCACCTCGACGACGAGGACCTCCAGCGCGAGATCTACGTGCCGGGGCAAATCGTCAACTTCGTGACCGGGTGA
- the bshB1 gene encoding bacillithiol biosynthesis deacetylase BshB1 — MPTLDVLAFAAHPDDVELCAGGTVCLLAQQGYDVGIVDFTKGQLGSRGTPQQRMEEAERASDIIGLSARENLGLMDGDIRNTKANQRRVIEAVRRYRPDIVLLNAPESRHPDHSDAADLSTDALYYSGLQEIETTGPDGTPQAPWRPHHVLHYMQAVSFEPTMVVDVTDVWDQRIEALQAFASQFHNPDYEPDPDEPETFVSNPEFFEWVKSRARTYGYTVGATYGEPFKYRHGPFGVTDLPGVLSKEKEFR, encoded by the coding sequence ATGCCCACCCTCGACGTCCTCGCCTTCGCCGCCCACCCCGACGACGTAGAGCTCTGCGCGGGGGGGACCGTGTGCCTCCTTGCCCAGCAGGGATACGACGTGGGCATCGTCGACTTCACAAAGGGCCAACTGGGGTCGCGAGGCACCCCCCAGCAGCGGATGGAGGAGGCCGAGCGCGCGTCGGATATCATCGGCCTCAGCGCCCGCGAGAACCTTGGGCTGATGGACGGGGACATTCGCAACACGAAGGCCAATCAGCGACGGGTCATCGAGGCGGTGCGCCGGTACCGGCCCGACATTGTCCTCCTCAATGCCCCCGAGTCGCGCCACCCCGACCACAGCGACGCCGCCGACCTGTCCACTGATGCCCTCTACTACAGTGGGCTCCAGGAGATTGAGACGACGGGCCCCGACGGGACTCCGCAGGCGCCCTGGCGGCCGCACCACGTGCTTCATTACATGCAGGCCGTCTCCTTCGAGCCGACGATGGTCGTGGACGTGACCGACGTATGGGACCAGCGCATCGAGGCGCTGCAGGCCTTCGCGTCGCAGTTCCACAACCCCGACTACGAGCCGGACCCGGACGAGCCGGAGACCTTCGTGTCCAACCCGGAATTCTTCGAATGGGTAAAATCGCGGGCACGCACCTACGGATACACGGTGGGCGCCACCTACGGCGAGCCGTTTAAGTACCGGCACGGCCCCTTCGGCGTCACGGACCTGCCCGGCGTGCTCAGCAAGGAGAAGGAGTTTCGGTGA
- the efp gene encoding elongation factor P translates to MADTSDFRNGMTFIWKDDLWEIVDFLHVKPGKGGAFVRTTLKNVKDGHEVEETFRAGAKVDEVRVERREHQYLYEDDYGLHFMDQESYEQFSMPPEQVEGREFLKEGGDVDIVFRADTEEPLRTEVPQKVDLEVTETTPGVKGDTAQGGDKPATLESGATIDVPLFINEGDVVRLNTETEEYETRVSAASTV, encoded by the coding sequence ATGGCGGACACGAGTGACTTTCGAAACGGCATGACGTTCATCTGGAAGGACGATCTCTGGGAGATCGTCGACTTCCTCCACGTCAAGCCGGGCAAGGGCGGGGCATTCGTCCGTACCACCCTCAAGAACGTGAAGGACGGCCACGAGGTGGAGGAGACGTTCCGGGCGGGGGCGAAGGTCGACGAGGTGCGGGTCGAGCGCCGCGAGCACCAGTACCTCTACGAGGACGACTATGGCCTTCACTTCATGGATCAGGAGTCCTACGAGCAATTCTCGATGCCGCCGGAGCAGGTGGAGGGGCGCGAGTTTTTGAAGGAGGGGGGCGACGTCGACATTGTCTTCCGTGCCGACACCGAGGAGCCGCTCCGCACCGAAGTGCCGCAGAAGGTGGACCTTGAGGTCACGGAGACCACGCCCGGCGTGAAGGGCGACACCGCGCAGGGCGGGGACAAGCCCGCGACGTTGGAGAGCGGGGCGACCATCGACGTGCCGCTCTTCATCAACGAGGGGGACGTCGTCCGTCTCAACACCGAGACCGAAGAGTACGAGACCCGCGTATCGGCCGCCTCCACCGTGTAA
- the accB gene encoding acetyl-CoA carboxylase biotin carboxyl carrier protein: MELSKIQELLRLVAESGVSEVEIEEDDFKLTIRQDSPQQVLMQPATQPAQMQYGPPRQPQYPPQAPPQQAPPQQAPQPQQQPSHAPASSPPPASGGAQAANEAAQDDTSTAPDATENGTAEAEETEAAAEEHVVKAPIVGTFYRAPSPDDPPFVEVGDEVQEGDVLCIIEAMKLMNEIECETSGTVKEILVEDAEPVEFDQPLFVLDEG, encoded by the coding sequence ATGGAGCTCTCGAAGATTCAAGAACTGCTTCGACTTGTCGCCGAGAGCGGGGTGTCGGAGGTTGAGATTGAGGAGGACGACTTCAAGCTCACCATTCGGCAAGACAGCCCGCAGCAGGTTCTCATGCAGCCGGCGACGCAGCCGGCCCAGATGCAGTACGGGCCCCCGCGGCAGCCGCAATACCCGCCGCAGGCCCCGCCTCAGCAGGCGCCCCCCCAACAGGCGCCTCAGCCCCAGCAGCAGCCGTCCCACGCGCCCGCCTCGTCGCCCCCCCCGGCCTCCGGCGGGGCGCAGGCGGCCAACGAGGCGGCCCAGGACGACACCTCCACGGCGCCGGATGCGACCGAGAACGGAACGGCCGAGGCGGAGGAGACGGAAGCCGCCGCGGAGGAGCACGTGGTGAAGGCCCCGATTGTGGGAACCTTCTACCGTGCCCCCTCCCCCGACGACCCGCCCTTCGTGGAGGTGGGCGACGAGGTGCAGGAAGGCGATGTGCTCTGCATCATCGAGGCGATGAAGCTGATGAACGAGATCGAATGCGAAACCTCGGGAACCGTCAAGGAGATCCTGGTCGAAGACGCCGAGCCGGTCGAGTTCGATCAGCCCCTGTTCGTGCTCGACGAAGGGTAA
- the accC gene encoding acetyl-CoA carboxylase biotin carboxylase subunit: MSDIQKILIANRGEIALRVIRTCHEMGINTVAVYSTIDRDALHVRFADEAVCIGPAASSESYLRPDRLIAAAEVTGADAIHPGYGFLAENAEFSQICADNDIEFIGPSAETISLMGEKSKAKEEMHKAGVPIVEGSDGTVGDLDTAYEIASDIGFPVMVKAVAGGGGTGMRLVREADGFERAFNGARSEADAAFGNPEVYIEKFVEKPRHVEIQVLGDGQGNVMHFGERECSIQRRHQKLLEECPSPVVDEELREEMGAAAIRGAEAVDYEGAGTVEFLVGADRNFYFMEMNTRIQVEHPVTEEVTDCDLVEYQIRVSMGETVDSEERPPMEGHAIECRINAENPFQNFSPAPGDITAFHQPGGHGIRIDTAAYSGYRIPPTYDSMIAKLIAYGKTREQAIRKMRRALAEFVVEGVDTTIPFHRQLMNDDRFKQGNFDTRFLDDFEMHAAPAEVA; this comes from the coding sequence ATGAGTGACATCCAAAAAATTCTGATTGCCAACCGCGGCGAAATTGCGCTGCGCGTGATCCGGACCTGCCACGAGATGGGCATCAACACCGTGGCGGTGTACTCGACGATCGACCGCGACGCGTTGCACGTCCGATTCGCCGACGAGGCCGTATGCATCGGGCCGGCGGCGTCCAGTGAGAGCTACCTGCGGCCCGACCGCCTCATTGCCGCCGCGGAGGTCACCGGGGCCGACGCCATTCATCCCGGCTACGGCTTCCTCGCCGAGAACGCCGAGTTCAGCCAGATCTGTGCCGACAACGACATCGAGTTCATCGGGCCTTCCGCCGAGACAATCTCCCTCATGGGCGAGAAGTCGAAGGCAAAGGAGGAGATGCACAAGGCGGGCGTGCCCATCGTGGAGGGGTCCGACGGCACGGTCGGCGACCTTGACACCGCCTACGAGATCGCTTCCGACATCGGATTCCCCGTTATGGTGAAGGCCGTTGCGGGCGGCGGGGGCACCGGCATGCGGCTGGTGCGGGAGGCCGATGGGTTTGAGCGGGCCTTCAACGGGGCCCGCTCCGAGGCCGACGCGGCCTTTGGAAACCCCGAGGTGTACATCGAGAAGTTCGTCGAGAAGCCGCGCCACGTCGAGATTCAGGTCCTGGGCGACGGGCAGGGCAACGTGATGCACTTCGGGGAGCGGGAGTGCTCCATTCAGCGCCGGCACCAGAAGCTGCTTGAGGAGTGCCCCTCGCCGGTCGTCGACGAGGAGCTCCGCGAAGAGATGGGTGCGGCCGCCATTCGGGGGGCGGAGGCCGTCGACTATGAAGGGGCCGGGACGGTCGAGTTTCTGGTGGGGGCCGACCGCAACTTCTACTTCATGGAGATGAACACGCGCATCCAGGTGGAGCACCCGGTGACCGAAGAGGTGACGGACTGCGACCTGGTGGAGTACCAGATCCGGGTGTCGATGGGCGAGACCGTGGACAGTGAGGAGCGCCCCCCCATGGAGGGCCACGCCATCGAGTGCCGCATCAACGCCGAGAATCCCTTCCAGAACTTCAGCCCCGCCCCGGGTGACATCACGGCGTTTCACCAGCCCGGCGGCCATGGCATCCGGATCGATACCGCGGCCTACTCGGGCTACCGCATCCCGCCCACCTACGACTCGATGATCGCCAAGCTCATCGCCTACGGCAAGACCCGCGAGCAGGCGATCCGGAAGATGCGCCGGGCGCTCGCCGAGTTCGTCGTGGAGGGGGTCGACACCACGATTCCCTTCCACCGGCAGCTGATGAACGACGATCGGTTCAAGCAGGGCAACTTTGACACCCGCTTCCTCGATGACTTCGAAATGCACGCCGCCCCGGCGGAGGTCGCGTAG
- a CDS encoding pyridoxal phosphate-dependent aminotransferase, with the protein MSSSPHSVRFNDRVAAMQPSATLAMKSRAEERRRQGHPVVALSAGEPDFETPKPISDAGVQAIRNGFTNYTENPGTLELREAICSKLDRDNDLSYTPEQVVCSNGAKQSLALAIHALCDEGDEVLIPAPYWVSYPEMARFSGAEPVPVPTDVDNGYRLTPAALEKAITERTRLLILCTPSNPTGTVYSPDELAALADVLRDHDGIYVVSDEIYEYVLYDAEHRAFASLPDMKERTVTVNGFSKGFAMTGWRLGYMAAPGPIAEAAGKIQGQFTSAPSSITQKAGVAALEMDKEPVEEMVSAFRRRRDVVLERLRAIDGVQCPTPEGAFYAYPDVSAFFGATAPDGSTIEDGGDLCFYLLEEQDVALVPGPAFGEPDGLRLSYASSMEDLETGLDRIEAGLAALR; encoded by the coding sequence ATGTCGTCCTCACCCCATTCCGTTCGATTTAACGACCGCGTGGCCGCGATGCAGCCCTCCGCCACGCTCGCCATGAAGTCGCGCGCCGAGGAGCGACGGCGGCAGGGACACCCGGTCGTGGCCCTCAGTGCCGGGGAACCGGACTTCGAGACGCCCAAACCCATCTCGGATGCGGGCGTGCAGGCCATCCGGAACGGGTTCACGAACTACACCGAGAACCCGGGCACGCTGGAGCTCCGGGAGGCCATCTGCAGCAAGCTCGACCGCGACAATGACCTGTCGTACACGCCGGAGCAGGTCGTGTGCTCGAACGGGGCGAAGCAGTCCCTCGCCCTGGCCATCCACGCCCTCTGTGACGAGGGCGATGAGGTCCTCATTCCGGCGCCGTACTGGGTGAGCTACCCGGAGATGGCGCGTTTCAGTGGGGCCGAGCCGGTACCGGTGCCCACGGACGTAGACAACGGGTACCGCCTGACGCCTGCGGCCCTGGAGAAGGCAATCACCGAGCGGACGCGGCTGCTCATCCTGTGCACCCCGTCCAACCCCACCGGGACCGTGTATTCGCCCGACGAGCTGGCAGCGCTCGCCGACGTGCTACGCGACCACGACGGGATCTACGTCGTGTCCGACGAAATTTACGAATACGTGCTGTACGACGCCGAACACCGTGCCTTCGCGTCGCTTCCGGACATGAAAGAGCGGACCGTCACGGTGAACGGGTTCTCGAAGGGCTTCGCCATGACGGGGTGGCGGCTCGGCTACATGGCCGCGCCGGGGCCGATTGCCGAGGCCGCGGGCAAGATCCAGGGGCAGTTCACCTCGGCGCCCAGCAGCATCACGCAGAAGGCGGGCGTAGCGGCCCTGGAGATGGACAAGGAGCCGGTGGAGGAGATGGTGTCGGCCTTTCGGCGCCGGCGCGATGTGGTCCTGGAGCGCCTCCGCGCCATCGACGGGGTGCAGTGCCCCACCCCCGAGGGAGCCTTCTACGCGTACCCGGACGTGTCGGCCTTCTTCGGGGCCACGGCGCCGGACGGCTCGACGATTGAGGACGGCGGCGACCTGTGCTTCTACTTGCTGGAGGAGCAGGACGTCGCCCTCGTCCCGGGGCCGGCGTTCGGGGAGCCCGACGGGCTTCGCCTGTCCTACGCCTCGTCGATGGAGGACCTCGAAACGGGCCTCGACCGCATTGAGGCCGGGCTCGCGGCGCTTCGCTGA
- a CDS encoding site-2 protease family protein, producing the protein MEPNQSSGDARIEVNSDPDSASAAGAPQPTADRYWLHLLLFVLTLASTVYVGASWWANRLLHYEAHDQTISLFFLTLNQAWLVDGLRYAIPLVGFLTVHEFGHYFAARYHDVRTSLPYYIPFPFNGIGNFGAVISIRQRIPSTRSLFDIGVAGPLAGFVVALGALIYGFATLPPPEYLLDLPGHEALKAHIRQHGTFPDVRPTSGNGMPVLIVGYTPLYWALSQVFANVPPMYEMYHYPVLFAGWLGLFFTALNLLPVGQLDGGHVLYALLGDAWHRRFAQAFVFVLLFSGGIGFMDGMQQSLQDVSPWLGRASWLILAAIYYGYLYKIFGGTDRRTWAGLVGLLSGVGAAMALGWTGLGWTGWLVWSLLIIFLVRVKHPPVLRPQRLTPGRRILGYLAIAIFILCFSLQPLSTV; encoded by the coding sequence GTGGAACCGAATCAGTCCTCCGGTGACGCCCGGATTGAGGTAAACAGTGATCCCGACTCGGCCTCGGCGGCGGGCGCGCCCCAACCGACGGCCGACCGCTACTGGTTGCACCTCCTACTCTTCGTGCTCACGCTGGCGTCCACGGTGTACGTGGGGGCCTCGTGGTGGGCGAACCGACTGCTCCACTACGAGGCGCACGACCAGACGATCTCCCTTTTCTTCCTGACCCTCAATCAGGCCTGGCTCGTCGACGGGCTGCGCTACGCGATTCCGCTGGTCGGCTTCCTCACGGTGCACGAGTTTGGGCATTACTTCGCGGCGCGGTACCATGACGTGCGCACGTCGCTGCCCTACTACATCCCGTTTCCGTTCAACGGCATCGGCAACTTCGGGGCCGTCATCAGCATTCGGCAGCGCATCCCGAGCACGCGCTCGCTCTTCGACATTGGCGTGGCCGGGCCGCTGGCAGGCTTCGTGGTCGCGCTCGGCGCCCTGATCTACGGCTTTGCCACGCTTCCGCCCCCCGAGTACCTGCTCGACCTGCCGGGCCACGAGGCGCTGAAGGCGCACATCCGCCAGCACGGAACGTTCCCGGACGTGCGCCCCACCTCGGGCAACGGGATGCCGGTCCTGATCGTGGGGTACACGCCGCTCTACTGGGCCCTGTCCCAGGTTTTCGCGAACGTCCCCCCGATGTACGAGATGTACCACTACCCGGTCCTCTTTGCGGGGTGGCTCGGGCTGTTCTTCACGGCGCTCAACCTGCTTCCGGTGGGCCAGCTCGATGGCGGGCACGTGCTGTACGCGCTGCTGGGCGACGCGTGGCACCGCCGCTTCGCGCAGGCCTTCGTCTTCGTGCTGCTGTTCTCGGGGGGCATCGGGTTCATGGATGGAATGCAGCAGTCGCTTCAGGACGTGAGTCCGTGGTTGGGGCGGGCGTCGTGGCTCATCCTCGCGGCGATCTACTACGGCTACCTGTACAAAATCTTCGGGGGGACCGACCGGCGCACCTGGGCCGGACTGGTGGGCCTTTTGTCGGGGGTGGGCGCCGCGATGGCGCTCGGGTGGACGGGCCTCGGGTGGACCGGTTGGCTCGTCTGGAGTCTTCTCATTATCTTCCTCGTCCGGGTGAAGCACCCTCCGGTTCTGCGGCCGCAGCGACTGACGCCCGGCCGGCGGATCCTGGGCTACCTGGCCATCGCCATCTTCATTCTTTGCTTCAGCCTACAGCCCCTGAGTACGGTGTAG
- a CDS encoding FlgD immunoglobulin-like domain containing protein, giving the protein MNRILAWLIVLGLAAAPAWGQGQPRLQALRPTPGLASNTVQELASAGDSLWAGPLLTVYAEEEARLFTPDDPVVARRLEDGSNVVLSLAAEGGVQAASTVWAGLAFDAGGNAIGAGGFLVSTDGGASFSTRPVPLDDPADTTVAYGADTLPAVPITQAAGSPPRDLAIEPQADTVWTAGGRSGLRRWTAQDSAWTRAVLPPDTSTRIEPTTPTDFLVAPPLDDGRGFQNHRALSVLVDETGTVWAGTAAGLNRSTPGDVGPSGDRAWRLFRPDGTPNSLTGQLVLGLAEQPRPDGRNPVWIATLRADGGSVLQRSGLTVTPDGGETFRQPLVGEQVNDVAARRARVYAATENGLFVSETQGRTWRTVEEVALAEPEQAFPGELTARAVEVTPAALWVGTTAGLLRLDRADEPRLLPDAPDAPRPKWQLFRTEVPVNPDEPTEQVPDVETYAYPNPFVPSRDDAVRIVYDVPEPQTVKVSIYDFGMNRVRTLEEQEPAGQQEIVWDGTDASGLRLPTGTYLYTVEVGGTTVRGKILLSN; this is encoded by the coding sequence GTGAACCGCATCCTCGCGTGGCTTATCGTGCTGGGGCTGGCGGCCGCGCCGGCGTGGGGGCAGGGGCAGCCCCGTCTGCAGGCGTTGCGTCCGACGCCGGGCCTGGCGAGCAATACGGTCCAGGAGCTGGCCTCGGCGGGCGACTCGCTCTGGGCAGGGCCCCTGCTCACGGTGTACGCGGAGGAGGAGGCGCGCCTGTTCACGCCGGACGACCCGGTGGTGGCACGTCGGCTGGAGGACGGAAGCAACGTCGTGCTCTCGCTGGCCGCCGAGGGCGGCGTGCAGGCGGCTTCGACCGTGTGGGCCGGGCTCGCGTTCGATGCGGGCGGCAATGCGATCGGGGCGGGCGGGTTTTTGGTGTCGACCGACGGTGGGGCGTCGTTCTCGACGCGGCCGGTCCCGCTGGACGATCCGGCGGACACGACGGTCGCCTACGGTGCGGACACGCTCCCGGCGGTGCCGATCACGCAGGCGGCCGGGAGTCCCCCTCGTGACCTCGCAATCGAGCCGCAGGCCGACACCGTGTGGACCGCCGGCGGGCGAAGCGGCCTTCGGCGCTGGACGGCGCAGGACTCGGCCTGGACGCGGGCCGTGCTGCCGCCCGACACGAGCACCCGCATCGAGCCGACCACGCCGACCGACTTTCTCGTGGCCCCGCCCCTCGACGACGGGCGCGGCTTCCAAAACCACCGGGCCCTGAGCGTGCTGGTGGACGAGACGGGCACGGTGTGGGCCGGCACCGCCGCGGGCCTCAACCGCTCCACCCCCGGGGACGTCGGGCCGTCCGGGGATCGGGCCTGGCGTCTCTTTCGGCCGGACGGCACCCCAAACAGCCTGACGGGCCAGCTCGTGCTCGGGTTGGCCGAGCAGCCGCGCCCTGACGGGCGCAACCCGGTCTGGATCGCGACCCTGCGGGCCGACGGCGGCAGCGTGCTCCAGCGCAGTGGGCTGACGGTGACGCCGGACGGGGGGGAGACCTTCCGGCAGCCCCTCGTCGGGGAGCAGGTGAACGACGTGGCGGCCCGCCGGGCACGCGTCTACGCCGCCACGGAGAACGGGCTCTTCGTGTCGGAAACCCAGGGGCGCACGTGGCGCACCGTCGAAGAGGTGGCGCTCGCCGAGCCGGAGCAGGCGTTTCCGGGGGAGCTGACGGCCCGCGCTGTGGAGGTCACGCCCGCGGCGCTCTGGGTGGGGACGACGGCGGGCCTGCTGCGCCTGGACCGGGCGGACGAGCCGCGTCTGCTTCCCGATGCCCCCGACGCGCCGCGTCCTAAATGGCAGCTGTTCCGAACCGAGGTGCCCGTCAATCCCGACGAGCCGACCGAGCAGGTCCCCGACGTCGAGACGTACGCCTACCCGAACCCATTCGTCCCGTCCCGCGACGATGCGGTGCGGATCGTCTACGACGTTCCGGAGCCGCAGACGGTGAAGGTGTCCATCTACGACTTCGGGATGAACCGGGTGCGCACGCTCGAAGAGCAAGAGCCTGCGGGCCAGCAGGAAATCGTCTGGGACGGGACCGACGCCTCGGGCCTCCGTCTGCCCACCGGCACGTACCTATATACGGTGGAGGTGGGGGGCACAACGGTGCGGGGCAAGATCCTGCTGTCAAATTGA